The following are encoded together in the Streptomyces sp. NBC_00341 genome:
- a CDS encoding endo-alpha-N-acetylgalactosaminidase family protein has protein sequence MQRYSRAGLLLAAVLTVSPALTGQAHATNDATESAETALVIESAGLRVRTGAQFPYVLDYTDRANGAVLGGRATPLDTVVLNGAPHRAVGRASVEGATARYRLTFPDLDGVRIDAHIAVKGSQVTFRIDRITDTAGFRVHTIDIPGHNLLSVRGDQPGAHVTAARVDPDKNGKGDTFTAVTQDTPADASPQGSAYAIVNTDRLAAAIETNSVQDEATSENTRVKRQAVKTDGTTEVGVSSGQWTYRAAGSPFTEELPWAKVVVTGDRNTDAKVDWQDGAIAFRSIGVRAKGSEDTPGRVVTHIPFNFASYASNPFTKTLDNVKRISLATDGLGQLALLKGYAQEGHDSAHPDYGGNYNTRAGGLKDLNALAKAGKDWGASFGVHVNSTEAYPEAKAFSDTLVDAKAKGWDWLGQSYYIDQRRDLTSGDIAKRFQQLRDETDPNLKFLYMDVYYSHGWKSDRLQTELRKQGWQLGTEWGDKMERSSLWSHWANEPSYGGDANRGINSKVIRFIRNSEKDVWIDNPLLGSANIKEWEGWGNQNDWNKFYANIWNRNLPAKFLQRQQITQWTDHEVELTGGVRVTDASGTRQVFVGDDKVQDGNAYLLPWTGAKAYHWNPAGGTSTWPVPKQWKNEKSVTLYKLTDQGRVKAGTLPVRNGKITIDAAKDQPYVVYRNDRDSIRQPDFGQGSHVTDPGFNSGTLKGWQADGPASVRRNALGQYEAVIPASATGTRLTTTLRDLVPGKRYAASAWVEVQPGASRRVTLTAGGARNWIDRSTAKDAIGIDEKSGTYFQRTAVRFTATAGTAKLTVDAAAGDAEVKFDDVRLVNTTKSEKAGTVAHWDFEDNEQGWGPFVQTEPGDIRTVRSEKHAPYTMAGWNGQLTDQTLDGNHSLKSHEEGAQLVYRTIPQTVRFEPGHRYRVSFDYQNAFAGQYALSTGYDRLNATGAGTTETQQIPFGQQRTTARYNHEFTAGDCGDYYVGIRKVGSAPDQADFVMDDFTVTDLGETDDVPSCATLAVHPKSGKLVPGAANSVDVAFTNGETAAATDVETELTVPDGWTARPETSATLGSVAPGATAGVTWKVTPKAGIPAGTFTLNARASYTAGGKKTSTAAAVEVSTVPPDYLPQDRIKIVDVDSQETEGEDTPAAHALDGDPATWWGTGWSASSPDYPHHITLDLGGSHPLKEFRYLPRQNNTNDRIKDYEVYVSADGRNWGPPAAKGTWPDGADEQIVPLGGRTGGYIKLVALSSVNGQPWAGAAELNVLTQN, from the coding sequence ATGCAACGTTACTCACGAGCAGGCCTGCTTCTGGCGGCCGTGCTGACCGTGTCGCCCGCCCTCACCGGGCAGGCACACGCGACGAACGACGCGACGGAGTCGGCGGAGACTGCACTGGTCATCGAATCCGCAGGTCTGCGGGTGCGCACCGGAGCGCAGTTCCCCTACGTACTCGACTACACCGACCGGGCGAACGGAGCCGTCCTCGGCGGCCGGGCCACGCCCCTCGACACCGTGGTACTCAACGGCGCACCGCACCGGGCCGTGGGCCGAGCGAGCGTCGAGGGCGCGACGGCCCGCTACCGGCTGACCTTCCCCGACCTCGACGGCGTCCGCATCGACGCGCACATAGCGGTCAAAGGCTCCCAGGTCACCTTCCGGATCGACCGGATCACCGACACCGCCGGCTTCCGTGTCCACACGATCGACATCCCGGGCCACAACCTCCTCTCCGTACGCGGAGACCAGCCCGGCGCGCACGTCACCGCGGCCCGTGTCGACCCGGACAAGAACGGCAAGGGCGACACCTTCACCGCCGTCACCCAGGACACGCCCGCCGACGCGTCCCCGCAGGGCTCGGCGTACGCCATCGTCAACACGGACCGGCTCGCCGCCGCGATCGAGACCAACTCCGTGCAGGACGAGGCCACCAGCGAGAACACCCGGGTGAAGCGCCAGGCCGTCAAGACCGACGGCACGACCGAGGTCGGAGTCTCCAGCGGGCAGTGGACCTACCGCGCCGCGGGGTCGCCCTTCACCGAGGAGCTTCCGTGGGCGAAGGTCGTCGTCACCGGCGACCGCAACACCGACGCCAAGGTCGACTGGCAGGACGGCGCCATAGCCTTCCGCTCGATCGGAGTGCGGGCCAAGGGATCCGAAGACACCCCCGGCCGTGTGGTCACCCACATCCCTTTCAACTTCGCGAGCTACGCGAGCAACCCCTTCACCAAGACGCTCGACAATGTCAAGCGGATCTCGCTGGCCACCGACGGCCTCGGCCAGCTCGCCCTCCTCAAGGGCTACGCCCAGGAGGGCCACGACTCCGCCCACCCCGACTACGGCGGCAACTACAACACCCGGGCCGGTGGGCTCAAGGACCTCAACGCCCTCGCGAAGGCCGGCAAGGACTGGGGAGCCTCGTTCGGCGTCCACGTGAACTCCACCGAGGCGTACCCGGAGGCCAAGGCGTTCAGCGACACGCTGGTCGACGCCAAGGCCAAGGGCTGGGACTGGCTCGGCCAGTCCTACTACATCGACCAGCGCCGTGATCTCACCAGTGGTGACATAGCCAAGCGCTTCCAGCAGCTGAGGGACGAGACCGACCCCAACCTCAAGTTCCTCTACATGGACGTCTACTACAGCCACGGCTGGAAGTCCGACCGCCTCCAGACCGAACTGCGCAAGCAGGGCTGGCAGCTGGGCACCGAGTGGGGCGACAAGATGGAGCGCTCCTCCCTCTGGTCGCACTGGGCCAACGAACCGAGCTACGGCGGCGACGCCAACCGTGGCATCAACTCCAAGGTCATCCGGTTCATCCGCAACAGCGAGAAGGACGTCTGGATCGACAACCCGCTGCTCGGCTCCGCGAACATCAAGGAATGGGAGGGCTGGGGCAACCAGAACGACTGGAACAAGTTCTACGCCAACATCTGGAACCGGAACCTCCCCGCCAAGTTCCTGCAGCGACAGCAGATCACCCAGTGGACCGACCACGAGGTGGAACTCACCGGCGGTGTCCGCGTCACCGACGCCTCCGGTACCCGCCAGGTGTTCGTCGGCGACGACAAGGTGCAGGACGGCAACGCCTACCTGCTTCCCTGGACCGGCGCCAAGGCCTACCACTGGAACCCGGCCGGCGGCACCAGCACCTGGCCGGTCCCGAAGCAGTGGAAGAACGAGAAGTCGGTCACCCTCTACAAGCTGACCGACCAGGGCCGGGTCAAGGCCGGCACGCTCCCCGTCCGGAACGGGAAGATCACCATCGACGCGGCCAAGGACCAGCCCTACGTCGTCTACCGCAACGACCGCGACTCCATCCGGCAGCCGGACTTCGGACAGGGCTCCCACGTAACCGACCCCGGCTTCAACTCGGGCACCCTCAAGGGCTGGCAGGCCGATGGACCAGCCTCTGTCCGGCGCAACGCACTCGGCCAGTACGAGGCCGTCATCCCCGCTTCCGCCACCGGCACCCGGCTCACCACGACCCTGCGCGACCTCGTCCCGGGCAAGCGCTACGCCGCCTCCGCCTGGGTCGAGGTGCAGCCCGGCGCGTCCCGCAGGGTCACCCTGACCGCCGGCGGTGCGAGGAACTGGATCGACCGGTCGACAGCCAAGGACGCCATCGGAATCGATGAGAAGAGCGGCACCTACTTCCAGCGCACGGCAGTCCGCTTCACGGCCACGGCCGGGACGGCGAAGCTGACCGTCGACGCTGCGGCGGGCGATGCCGAGGTGAAGTTCGACGACGTCCGCCTGGTGAACACCACCAAGTCCGAGAAGGCGGGCACGGTCGCCCACTGGGACTTCGAGGACAACGAGCAGGGCTGGGGCCCCTTCGTGCAGACCGAGCCCGGGGACATCCGCACCGTGCGCTCCGAGAAGCACGCCCCGTACACCATGGCGGGCTGGAACGGTCAGCTCACCGATCAGACCCTCGACGGCAACCACTCGCTGAAGTCCCACGAGGAGGGTGCCCAGCTCGTCTACCGGACGATTCCGCAGACCGTGCGGTTCGAGCCCGGCCACCGCTACCGGGTCTCCTTCGACTACCAGAACGCGTTCGCCGGCCAGTACGCCCTGTCCACCGGGTACGACCGGCTCAACGCGACCGGCGCCGGGACGACCGAGACGCAGCAGATCCCCTTCGGGCAGCAGCGGACCACGGCCCGCTACAACCACGAGTTCACCGCGGGCGACTGCGGCGACTATTACGTCGGCATCCGCAAGGTGGGAAGCGCCCCCGACCAGGCCGACTTCGTGATGGACGACTTCACCGTGACCGACCTGGGCGAGACGGACGACGTCCCCTCCTGCGCGACGCTCGCCGTCCACCCGAAGTCCGGCAAGCTCGTGCCGGGCGCGGCCAACAGCGTCGACGTGGCGTTCACCAACGGCGAGACGGCGGCGGCCACCGACGTCGAGACAGAGCTGACCGTCCCCGACGGCTGGACCGCCCGGCCCGAGACGTCGGCCACGCTCGGCTCCGTCGCCCCCGGCGCCACCGCCGGGGTGACCTGGAAGGTCACCCCGAAGGCCGGCATCCCCGCCGGCACGTTCACCCTCAACGCCCGTGCGTCGTACACCGCGGGCGGGAAGAAGACCTCGACCGCGGCGGCCGTCGAGGTCAGTACGGTCCCGCCCGACTACCTGCCGCAGGACCGCATCAAGATCGTGGACGTCGACAGCCAGGAGACCGAGGGCGAGGACACTCCGGCCGCCCACGCCCTCGACGGCGATCCCGCCACCTGGTGGGGCACCGGCTGGTCGGCCTCGTCCCCTGACTACCCGCACCACATCACGCTCGACCTCGGTGGCTCCCACCCGCTGAAGGAGTTCAGGTACCTGCCGCGCCAGAACAACACCAACGACCGGATCAAGGACTATGAGGTCTACGTCTCGGCCGACGGCCGGAACTGGGGCCCGCCGGCCGCCAAGGGCACCTGGCCCGACGGCGCCGACGAGCAGATCGTGCCGCTCGGCGGACGCACCGGCGGCTACATCAAGCTCGTCGCCCTCAGCTCCGTCAACGGTCAGCCGTGGGCGGGCGCGGCGGAACTGAACGTCCTCACCCAGAACTGA
- a CDS encoding LysR family transcriptional regulator: protein MDFTLQQLRGFVAVAEELHFGRAAQRLNLTQPPLTRQIQALERMLDVRLFDRPGRGVRLTAAGGVFLEHARRVLALLEVAPEATRRAADGTTGTLRIAFTAIGAYAVLADFLTLVGRRTPGVTAELTELVSPEQFEALANLDIDLGLVRPPIPEKFESMPVHSEDLVLAVPDSHPLAFGEGPVSLADVTADYIGYSPEGSQYLHDICAAMIGMDRYAVSQLASQVPTMLALVRAGLGCALIPRSITAMRVEGIRYRELDAADAHSVTLHACWSPDNPNPALRRLAERLREE, encoded by the coding sequence ATGGACTTCACGCTTCAGCAACTCCGTGGCTTCGTCGCCGTCGCCGAAGAACTGCACTTCGGGCGGGCGGCGCAGCGCCTGAACCTGACCCAGCCGCCGTTGACCCGGCAGATCCAGGCCCTTGAACGGATGCTTGACGTCCGCCTGTTCGACCGCCCCGGCCGCGGCGTCCGGCTGACCGCAGCCGGCGGAGTGTTCCTGGAGCACGCCCGCCGCGTGCTCGCGCTGCTGGAGGTCGCTCCGGAGGCGACCCGGCGCGCGGCCGACGGGACGACCGGGACACTGCGGATCGCGTTCACCGCGATCGGCGCGTACGCCGTGCTCGCGGACTTCCTGACCCTGGTCGGCAGGCGGACGCCAGGGGTGACGGCGGAGCTGACGGAGCTGGTGAGTCCCGAGCAGTTCGAGGCGTTGGCGAATCTCGATATCGATCTCGGGCTGGTGCGGCCGCCGATCCCGGAGAAGTTCGAGTCGATGCCGGTGCACTCGGAGGATCTGGTGCTCGCCGTGCCGGACTCGCATCCGCTGGCGTTCGGCGAGGGGCCGGTGTCACTGGCCGACGTCACCGCCGACTACATCGGGTACAGCCCGGAGGGTTCGCAGTACCTGCACGACATCTGCGCGGCGATGATCGGGATGGACCGGTACGCGGTGAGCCAACTGGCGTCACAGGTACCGACGATGCTCGCGTTGGTGCGGGCCGGTCTGGGATGCGCGCTGATCCCGCGGTCGATCACGGCGATGAGGGTCGAGGGCATCCGGTACCGCGAACTGGACGCGGCCGACGCGCATTCGGTGACGCTGCACGCCTGCTGGAGCCCCGACAACCCGAACCCGGCGCTGCGGCGGCTGGCGGAGAGGCTGCGTGAGGAATAG
- a CDS encoding hydroxyacid dehydrogenase has protein sequence MPNPRLAALISPERAADVIDADTRRLLDERFDVVWAEDGHTTGPAQPGNPPGLDPAALPELAAGADVLLTSWGTPRLGNELWAGGQGPKVVAHAAGTVKHLIDPAVLDHGVGVFSAGRRIAWSVGEYCLGSLLTLARRLPRFDGAIRSGGWKQTEYRGHELAGAKVGIIGASSTARALITMLKPFGCDIAVYDPYLSRAGAQEIGVRTTTLKDAARSPFLSIHVPNVPETKGMITRELIENLPDGAVVVNSSRGPAIDQQALLDHALSGRIYAALDVYDPEPSTFDATVLRAPNLLLTPHIAGDTAEGHLALAGYVLRDALRWLADGTRGPSFVEPAAWSITA, from the coding sequence GTGCCGAATCCCCGACTCGCGGCCCTCATCTCACCCGAACGTGCCGCCGATGTCATCGACGCCGACACGCGCCGGCTACTCGACGAACGCTTCGATGTCGTCTGGGCGGAAGACGGGCACACGACGGGCCCGGCCCAGCCGGGCAACCCGCCCGGTCTCGACCCGGCCGCCCTCCCCGAGTTGGCTGCCGGCGCCGACGTCCTGCTGACCAGCTGGGGCACGCCGAGGCTCGGCAACGAGCTGTGGGCCGGCGGCCAGGGCCCGAAGGTGGTCGCGCACGCGGCCGGCACGGTGAAGCACCTGATCGACCCGGCCGTCCTCGATCACGGCGTCGGCGTCTTCTCGGCCGGCCGGCGGATCGCCTGGTCGGTCGGCGAGTACTGCCTCGGCTCCCTGCTGACCCTCGCCCGCAGGCTTCCCCGGTTCGACGGAGCGATCCGTTCCGGTGGCTGGAAGCAGACGGAGTACCGCGGTCACGAGCTGGCCGGCGCCAAGGTCGGGATCATCGGCGCGAGCAGCACGGCCCGCGCACTGATCACCATGCTCAAACCGTTCGGCTGCGACATCGCGGTCTACGACCCGTACCTGTCGCGCGCCGGCGCACAGGAAATAGGCGTACGGACGACGACGCTCAAGGACGCCGCACGCAGTCCGTTCCTGAGCATCCACGTCCCGAACGTGCCCGAGACGAAAGGCATGATCACCCGCGAGCTGATCGAGAACCTGCCCGACGGCGCGGTCGTGGTCAACTCCTCGCGCGGCCCCGCGATCGACCAGCAAGCCCTCCTGGACCACGCGCTGAGTGGCCGGATCTACGCGGCCCTGGACGTCTACGACCCCGAGCCCTCGACGTTCGACGCGACGGTCCTCCGTGCCCCGAACCTCCTGCTCACCCCGCACATCGCGGGCGACACCGCCGAAGGCCACCTCGCGCTCGCGGGCTATGTGCTGCGCGACGCCCTGCGGTGGCTGGCCGACGGCACCCGAGGACCGAGCTTCGTCGAACCGGCCGCCTGGTCGATCACCGCCTGA
- a CDS encoding mandelate racemase/muconate lactonizing enzyme family protein, which produces MSRITQVEVFPVAVPFARRFVLGSGAVGAPDAAPDQSAAVIFVKLTTEDGVVGWGEQRALPSWSYETAETMAVIIRRHLAPILLELTPFDVELFQRRAAQRLSPAVSNGFPFARAAVDVAMHDAAGKLAGVPVHALLGGKVYDEIPLCSAIGVGDQDAVREHVLQSSDYAAYKIKIGGDLDADTAAIETAAEVADGKPLWLDANQSYRPAALKQLLDRTAHISTIHCVEQPVPSTDTLAMSRLRGLIDLPVAIDEGSFSAQDLARAIRLDAADLVVIKVCKSGGLRNALKTAQTALAGGLEILASGLTDCGIAFAAALHVFSQLELALPAELNGPELLTDLYVDGLTITKAVATVPTAPGLGIEVDEERIRAESVDLLYR; this is translated from the coding sequence ATGTCCCGCATTACCCAGGTCGAGGTCTTCCCGGTCGCCGTACCGTTCGCCCGCAGGTTCGTGCTCGGCAGCGGAGCCGTCGGCGCACCCGACGCCGCGCCGGACCAGTCCGCGGCGGTGATCTTCGTCAAGCTGACCACAGAGGACGGCGTGGTCGGCTGGGGAGAGCAGCGCGCGCTCCCCAGCTGGAGCTACGAGACCGCCGAGACGATGGCCGTCATCATCCGCCGCCACCTCGCGCCGATCCTGCTCGAACTCACCCCGTTCGATGTCGAGCTCTTCCAACGGCGCGCCGCCCAGCGCCTCAGTCCCGCGGTCTCGAACGGCTTCCCGTTCGCCCGCGCCGCGGTCGACGTCGCGATGCACGACGCGGCCGGCAAACTCGCGGGCGTCCCCGTGCACGCGCTGCTCGGCGGCAAGGTGTACGACGAGATCCCGCTCTGCTCGGCGATCGGGGTCGGCGACCAGGACGCGGTCCGCGAGCACGTACTCCAGTCGTCGGACTACGCGGCGTACAAGATCAAGATCGGTGGCGACCTGGACGCCGACACGGCGGCGATCGAGACCGCCGCGGAAGTCGCCGACGGCAAACCGCTGTGGCTCGACGCGAACCAGTCGTACCGCCCGGCCGCCCTCAAGCAACTCCTCGACCGGACGGCGCACATCAGCACGATCCACTGTGTCGAGCAACCCGTGCCGAGCACCGACACGCTCGCGATGAGCCGGCTGCGTGGGCTCATCGACCTGCCGGTCGCGATCGACGAGGGCAGCTTCTCCGCCCAGGACCTGGCGCGCGCGATCCGGCTGGACGCGGCGGACCTGGTCGTGATCAAGGTCTGCAAGTCCGGGGGACTGCGCAACGCCCTGAAGACCGCCCAGACCGCGCTCGCCGGCGGTCTGGAGATCCTGGCCAGCGGTCTCACCGACTGCGGAATCGCGTTCGCCGCCGCACTCCACGTCTTCAGCCAGCTTGAACTCGCCCTGCCCGCCGAACTCAACGGGCCGGAGCTCCTGACCGACCTGTACGTCGACGGGCTGACCATCACCAAGGCCGTCGCGACGGTCCCCACAGCCCCTGGACTGGGCATCGAGGTCGACGAGGAGCGGATTCGCGCCGAGTCGGTCGACCTGCTCTATCGCTGA
- a CDS encoding sugar ABC transporter substrate-binding protein: MISKLSRRSFLELSGLAGIGLAAAGCSSAPSSDRATWSMWSSSAAETKVWEDFGTYVEKQLGVRSVATLTPSSGYSTKLDLQLVSGTASLVTALNGTLIPTYAARGAHRPLDDLIAADPDFDLDDFYETSRRISSFNGQTYGIGFDVAPTVMYYNKDLLQKQGIPLPSRTEPMSWATFRELTKQLTKPGEQYGFTCAPLIGDLVSWIYCAGGNVMSADGGRSILGEPRAMEGLQFVIDLFAKDKVTPPIKNLVTENSLSNFLQGNVAFLQNGPWQVVNARKAKFDWDVIPFPAGAAGSTPRVSGTSFAIPSGVREGAELDLAWKLLKTLTSTGALDIYAEAGRNNPARRSAGSAFQPPPANLGIVQNILAGKLAGGHAYDVTTNWNQVEQLLGQDLPRAFLGQVGIREVIDGLTPRLDVLMRQHRDTVSQATARKR, encoded by the coding sequence ATGATCAGTAAGCTGTCCCGCCGCAGCTTCCTCGAGCTCAGCGGCCTCGCCGGCATCGGGCTCGCCGCAGCCGGCTGTTCGTCCGCCCCGTCCTCCGACAGGGCGACCTGGTCCATGTGGTCCAGCAGCGCCGCGGAGACGAAGGTCTGGGAGGACTTCGGCACGTATGTCGAGAAGCAGCTCGGCGTGCGCTCCGTCGCCACCCTGACCCCGTCGAGCGGCTACTCGACCAAGCTCGACCTGCAACTCGTCAGCGGCACCGCGAGCCTGGTCACCGCGCTCAACGGCACCCTGATCCCGACGTACGCCGCCCGCGGCGCGCACCGCCCGCTCGACGACCTGATCGCCGCCGACCCCGACTTCGACCTCGACGACTTCTACGAGACCAGCCGGCGGATCTCGAGCTTCAACGGGCAGACGTACGGCATCGGTTTCGACGTCGCGCCGACCGTCATGTACTACAACAAGGACCTCCTGCAGAAGCAGGGCATCCCGCTGCCGTCACGCACCGAACCGATGTCGTGGGCGACGTTCCGCGAGCTCACCAAGCAGCTCACCAAACCCGGTGAGCAGTACGGCTTCACCTGCGCGCCGCTGATCGGCGACCTGGTGTCGTGGATCTACTGCGCCGGCGGAAACGTGATGAGCGCGGACGGCGGCCGGAGCATCCTCGGTGAGCCGCGGGCGATGGAGGGCCTGCAGTTCGTCATCGACCTGTTCGCGAAGGACAAGGTCACACCGCCGATCAAGAACCTCGTCACCGAGAACTCCCTGTCGAACTTCCTCCAGGGCAACGTCGCGTTCCTGCAGAACGGGCCGTGGCAGGTGGTCAACGCGCGCAAGGCGAAGTTCGACTGGGACGTCATCCCGTTCCCGGCCGGTGCCGCCGGGAGTACGCCGCGCGTCTCGGGCACCAGCTTCGCGATTCCGTCGGGGGTGCGCGAGGGCGCCGAACTCGACCTCGCGTGGAAGCTGCTCAAGACGCTGACCAGCACCGGTGCGCTCGACATCTACGCCGAGGCCGGCCGCAACAACCCGGCGCGGCGCAGTGCGGGCAGCGCGTTCCAGCCGCCGCCCGCCAACCTCGGGATCGTCCAGAACATCCTGGCCGGCAAGCTCGCCGGCGGGCACGCCTACGACGTCACCACGAACTGGAACCAGGTCGAGCAGCTGCTCGGTCAGGATCTGCCGCGCGCCTTCCTCGGCCAGGTCGGCATCCGCGAGGTCATCGACGGCCTCACCCCACGCCTCGACGTACTGATGCGTCAGCATCGCGACACCGTCAGCCAAGCCACGGCCAGGAAGAGGTGA
- a CDS encoding carbohydrate ABC transporter permease, producing the protein MAVGTPPATSTPVPLTPATAPRRRSREALTAWLFLLPSLIGFVVFTVGPVVAAGVISLLDWNLFSSPTWVGLRNFARLGPDPTFWSALGNTAYFTLVSVPLTILVSLALALLLNQGIRRIAVFRSLLLLPYATITVAVAFVWIWLYIPHDGLVNTVLGWFGISGPAWLISDNWAMPALIVMSVWKSFGFGMVVILAGLQTIPQQLYEAGRVDGASPWHSFRHITLPMLSPALFFVVVTSVIGSFQVFDQALIMTNGGPGTRTTTLVMYIYQTGFKNYDQGYAAAQSLVLFAFIVLITAGQFLFQRKLVHYDK; encoded by the coding sequence ATGGCTGTCGGTACCCCGCCCGCCACAAGCACACCCGTACCGCTCACACCCGCTACCGCTCCGCGCCGACGCAGCCGTGAGGCGCTCACCGCCTGGCTGTTCCTCCTGCCCAGCCTGATCGGCTTCGTCGTCTTCACCGTCGGCCCGGTCGTCGCGGCAGGCGTGATCTCCCTGCTGGACTGGAACCTGTTCAGCTCGCCCACCTGGGTCGGCCTGCGCAACTTCGCGCGCCTCGGCCCCGATCCGACGTTCTGGTCGGCGCTCGGCAACACGGCGTACTTCACGCTGGTCAGCGTGCCGCTGACGATCCTGGTCAGCCTGGCACTGGCGTTGCTGCTCAATCAGGGAATCCGGCGGATCGCCGTCTTCCGGTCCCTCCTGCTGTTGCCGTACGCGACCATCACGGTCGCGGTGGCGTTCGTCTGGATCTGGCTCTACATCCCGCACGACGGCCTGGTGAACACCGTGCTGGGATGGTTCGGCATCAGCGGTCCGGCCTGGCTGATCTCGGACAACTGGGCGATGCCGGCCCTGATCGTCATGAGCGTGTGGAAGAGCTTCGGCTTCGGCATGGTCGTCATCCTGGCGGGGCTCCAGACGATTCCGCAGCAGCTCTACGAGGCCGGACGCGTGGACGGTGCGTCGCCGTGGCACAGCTTCCGGCACATCACGCTGCCGATGCTTTCCCCCGCACTGTTCTTCGTCGTCGTCACGTCGGTGATCGGCTCGTTCCAGGTCTTCGACCAGGCCCTGATCATGACGAACGGCGGACCTGGCACCCGGACCACCACGCTGGTCATGTACATCTACCAGACGGGCTTCAAGAACTACGACCAGGGGTACGCCGCCGCGCAGTCGCTGGTGCTGTTCGCGTTCATCGTGCTGATCACAGCGGGCCAGTTCCTCTTCCAACGGAAGCTGGTGCACTATGACAAGTGA
- a CDS encoding carbohydrate ABC transporter permease produces the protein MTSETKPVVRRKLVVFACFLVTAVTLIPVVMMVLVAFQSDDESMAAKPSFWPSSWHPENLTRVFDLVPLGKYLLNTIYFAAGTTILETVTAALAAYAFARLNFPGRSWLFGVYLATLMIPSQVTLIPQFVLVAKLHAIDTWPGMIVPHAFTAIGVFLLRQFFLGIPRDYEEAARLDGANRWQAFVRVIVPLALPALATLAVFKFIGQWNNLLWPMIISNSDATRTVPVGLQVFQDINGTQWNLLLMAATVTTIPLIILFFLTQRWFVRGITMSGLGGR, from the coding sequence ATGACAAGTGAGACCAAACCTGTTGTCAGGCGCAAACTAGTCGTCTTCGCCTGTTTCCTGGTCACGGCGGTCACGCTGATCCCGGTCGTGATGATGGTGCTGGTGGCGTTCCAGTCCGACGACGAGTCGATGGCCGCGAAGCCGTCGTTCTGGCCGAGCAGCTGGCACCCCGAGAACCTGACCCGCGTCTTCGATCTCGTCCCGCTCGGCAAGTACCTGCTGAACACCATCTACTTCGCCGCCGGGACGACGATCCTCGAAACGGTCACCGCGGCGCTCGCGGCGTACGCGTTCGCCCGGCTGAACTTCCCCGGCCGCAGCTGGCTGTTCGGTGTCTACCTCGCCACGTTGATGATCCCGTCGCAGGTGACGCTGATCCCGCAGTTCGTGCTGGTCGCGAAGCTGCACGCCATCGACACCTGGCCGGGCATGATCGTGCCGCACGCGTTCACCGCGATCGGGGTGTTCCTGCTCCGGCAGTTCTTCCTCGGCATCCCGCGCGACTACGAGGAGGCGGCCCGCCTCGACGGCGCGAACCGCTGGCAGGCGTTCGTCCGCGTGATCGTGCCACTCGCCCTGCCGGCGCTCGCGACCCTGGCGGTGTTCAAGTTCATCGGACAGTGGAACAACCTGCTCTGGCCGATGATCATCTCGAACAGCGACGCCACCCGCACCGTCCCGGTCGGCCTGCAGGTGTTCCAGGACATCAACGGCACCCAGTGGAACCTGCTGCTGATGGCGGCCACCGTCACCACGATCCCCCTGATCATCCTGTTCTTCCTCACCCAGCGCTGGTTCGTCCGCGGCATCACCATGAGCGGTCTGGGAGGCCGTTGA
- a CDS encoding sugar phosphate isomerase/epimerase family protein — MQTVLFTKLFGDREVAETVDTIAGLGFDGVDLLIRDGFTASPTNPADISSAVSRCREGGLSVPLATTDLSDPAAYPAESVLEACAAAGIGTVRLGYWKYDPNMRVTEQIDRARRDLDALGDLAERAGVRLALQLHGGTVHSSGALAHRLLDGRDPATFVAYPDPGNQAVQEGRENWRLTFDLLATWLGCVGVKNGGWYPAAPDPSGRRAWASDWFGLADGMVPWPEIIAHLRAADFDGVLTLHSHYALPYAQALDQTRTDVSYIRRLVTG; from the coding sequence ATGCAAACGGTCCTGTTCACCAAGCTGTTCGGCGACCGCGAAGTCGCCGAGACCGTCGACACGATCGCAGGTCTCGGCTTCGACGGAGTCGACCTCCTCATCCGGGACGGATTCACCGCCTCCCCGACGAATCCCGCCGACATCTCCAGCGCGGTCTCCCGCTGCCGCGAAGGCGGACTGTCCGTCCCGCTGGCGACGACCGACCTCAGCGATCCCGCGGCCTACCCGGCCGAGTCCGTGCTCGAAGCCTGCGCCGCGGCCGGGATCGGCACGGTTCGGCTCGGCTACTGGAAGTACGACCCGAACATGCGGGTCACCGAGCAGATCGACCGGGCCAGGCGCGATCTCGACGCCTTGGGCGACCTCGCGGAACGAGCCGGTGTCCGGCTCGCGCTGCAGCTGCACGGCGGCACCGTACACAGCTCCGGCGCGCTCGCGCACCGGCTGCTCGACGGGCGCGATCCGGCCACGTTCGTCGCCTACCCGGACCCCGGGAACCAGGCGGTGCAGGAGGGGCGGGAGAACTGGCGGCTGACCTTCGACCTGCTGGCCACCTGGCTCGGCTGCGTAGGAGTGAAGAACGGCGGCTGGTACCCGGCCGCCCCCGACCCGAGCGGCCGTCGGGCGTGGGCCTCCGACTGGTTCGGACTCGCCGACGGCATGGTCCCGTGGCCCGAGATCATCGCCCACCTCCGAGCAGCTGACTTCGACGGTGTGCTCACCCTGCACAGCCACTACGCGCTGCCCTACGCACAGGCGCTCGACCAGACCCGGACCGACGTGTCGTACATCCGGCGGCTGGTGACCGGATGA